A section of the Malus sylvestris chromosome 17, drMalSylv7.2, whole genome shotgun sequence genome encodes:
- the LOC126612369 gene encoding 30S ribosomal protein S21, chloroplastic-like has protein sequence MAASSALCNLFSLLSPSKPPQPKLPPTQLSILQTQKPRDWLVSLAAQGSHSASSSSSIESVICPSLAHANVLFFKSAYNVQVIVDDNEPEERLLGRFRREVMKAGVIQEVKRRRYFENKQDEKKRRTRDAAKRNKRSRRPFSRPFQQKPEVPEAKKSDDDGDNWDLPQGGIPY, from the exons TGTTCTCCCTCCTCAGCCCCTCAAAGCCACCGCAACCCAAACTCCCACCGACCCAGCTCTCCATTTTACAGACCCAGAAGCCCAGAGACTGGCTGGTTTCCCTGGCTGCCCAAGGGTCCcactctgcttcttcttcttcgtcgatAGAGTCTGTGATTTGCCCCTCTCTGGCTCACGCCAACGTCCTCTTCTTCAAGTCGGCGTACAATGTGCAGGTGATTGTCGACGACAACGAGCCCGAGGAGCGGCTGCTTGGCAGGTTCCGGCGGGAGGTCATGAAGGCCGGAGTTATTCAGGAGGTTAAGAGGAGGAGGTACTTTGAGAACAAGCAGGATGAGAAGAAGCGCCGGACCCGCGACGCCGCGAAGCGAAACAAGAGAAG CCGGCGACCCTTCTCAAGACCCTTTCAGCAGAAGCCAGAAGTCCCTGAAGCCAAGAAGAGCGATGATGACGGAGATAACTGGGATCTTCCTCAAGGAGGCATACCTTACTGA
- the LOC126610395 gene encoding uncharacterized protein At4g15970-like has translation MDWFWLHPRSLPRELSGWPRDEEALESLAHCHCCKLSCSLCGGDGLKEADVMWFRNPVTEFDSQKEVTIPCDLDSENAGNKQDRGIFFLKSDVISLEFFEYLNLVGILYPSIPLGSPCEIVTREEITKMLGMRVQIIDTAYFGGFCQPLGNYSEVYTMQANCCENIESKVHDLKLVLDDWRSITGRSANNSSGQSPSWRAPNKCIQ, from the exons ATGGACTGGTTCTGGCTCCATCCTCGATCTCTTCCTCGAGAGCTTTCGGGTTGGCCAAGGGACGAAGAGGCTCTTGAATCACTTGCTCATTGCCACTGTTG TAAGCTTTCTTGTTCCTTGTGTGGTGGTGATGGGTTGAAA GAGGCAGATGTTATGTGGTTCAGAAATCCGGTTACAGAATTTGACTCTCAAAAGGAAGTCACAATTCCTTGTGACCTCGATTCGGAAAACGCAGGCAACAAACAGGATAGGGGAATCTTTTTTCTGAAATCAGATGTTATATCACTCGAATTCTTCGAGTACTTGAACTTGGTCGGGATTCTGTACCCGAGTATTCCTCTTGGATCTCCCTGTGAGATTGTAACACGAGAGGAGATTACCAAAATGCTTGGAATGCGAGTGCAGATTATCGACACAGCTTATTTTGGTGGGTTTTGTCAGCCACTTGGGAACTACAGTGAGGTTTATACAATGCAAGCAAACTGCTGTGAAAATATCGAAAGTAAAGTCCACGATCTCAAGCTTGTCCTAGATGATTGGCGCAGTATCACAGGTCGTTCAGCAAATAATAGTTCGGGGCAATCACCTTCATGGAGAGCCCCAAACAAATGCATTCAATAA
- the LOC126610396 gene encoding uncharacterized protein LOC126610396, which yields MTKVLNKIKGVSYTIDTQAGIAYVSGTIEPNMLLKLLAKSGKHAELLRVDSGYKHQFYEAKPVANYTSGQDYGAYYHNNHDYGYYGHNGSYETTIPYHHHPQHYPNYYDTRETVPAIRFPQPPPPMQVHPFYDPDTQCTIM from the exons ATGACCAAAGTTTTGAACAAAATCAAGG GAGTGTCTTACACCATCGACACACAAGCCGGAATTGCATATGTTTCGGGTACAATTGAACCGAACATGCTTCTCAAGTTATTAGCAAAATCAGGGAAGCATGCAGAGTTGCTCAGAGTTGATTCAGGATATAAGCATCAGTTCTACGAAGCTAAACCTGTTGCTAATTACACAAGTGGACAAGATTATGGGGCTTATTACCATAATAATCATGATTACGGATATTATGGTCACAATGGAAGCTATGAAACAACGATTCCCTACCATCATCATCCTCAGCACTACCCTAATTACTACGATACACGGGAAACTGTACCAGCGATTAGATTTCCGCAGCCACCTCCGCCAATGCAGGTCCACCCGTTTTATGATCCGGATACTCAATGCACCATTATGTGA
- the LOC126612198 gene encoding chloride channel protein CLC-b-like, translated as MAEHSNHHAEAAIPQTMQETGAEERDPESISLQQPLLKRNRTLSSTPLAMVGAKVSHIESLDYEINENELFKHDWRSRSKVQVLQYVFLKWILACLVGLLTGIIATLINLAVENIAGYKLLAAVSFIEKERYLMGFIFIAGANLVLTAIASVLCVCFAPTAAGPGIPEIKAYLNGVDTPNMFGATTMIVKIFGSIGAVSAGLDLGKEGPLVHIGSCIASLLGQGGPDNHRIKWRWLRYFNNDRDRRDLITCGAASGVCAAFRAPVGGVLFALEEVATWWRSALLWRTFFSTAIVVVVLRAFIEICNSGECGLFGKGGLIMFDVSTVTVTYNAWDIIPVAVIGIIGGVLGSLYNYLLHKILRLYNLINQKGKVHKILLSLTVSLFTSGCLYGLPFLVECTPCDSSLSESACPTNEGSGNYKKFNCPDGHYNDLATLLLATNDDAVRNIFSTNTSTEYHPLSLLIFFVLYCILGLFTFGIAVPSGLFLPIILMGSAYGRLLGIAMQSYTSIDQGLFAVLGAASLMAGSMRMTVSLCVIFLELTNNLLLLPITMLVLLIAKTVGDSFNPSIYEIILHLKGLPFLEAHPEPWMRNLTVGELADAKPPVVTLRGIEKVDRIVEVLRNSTHNGFPVVEGVVPPMGLAVGATVHGLILRAHLLQVLKKKWFLREKRRTEVWEVREKFTSVELAEREWKIEEVAVTKDEMEMYVDLHPLTNRTPYTVMEGMSVAKAMVLFRQVGLRHLLVVPNYEASQVPPVVGILTRQDLIAYNILNAFPHLAKSAGREKGS; from the exons ATGGCGGAACACTCGAACCACCATGCAGAAGCGGCGATTCCGCAAACCATGCAAGAAACCGGTGCGGAAGAAAGAGATCCAGAGAGCATTTCTCTCCAGCAACCACTCCTCAAGAGAAACCGAACACTTTCTTCCACTCCACTGGCTATGGTTGGAGCCAAGGTCTCCCATATCGAGAGCTTGGACTACGA GATCAACGAGAACGAACTGTTTAAGCATGATTGGAGAAGCAGATCCAAAGTCCAAGTCTTGCAGTATGTATTTTTGAAATGGATCCTTGCCTGCCTTGTTGGACTCCTAACTGGTATAATTGCCACCCTCATTAACCTCGCTGTTGAGAATATTGCCGGCTACAAGCTTCTTGCCGCGGTTAGTTTCATAGAGAAAGAGAG GTACCTGATGGGCTTCATCTTTATAGCTGGGGCCAATCTTGTGCTGACCGCTATTGCTTCTGTTCTCTGCGTGTGCTTTGCTCCGACTGCAGCTGGACCTGGTATACCTGAAATCAAAGCATATCTCAACGGAGTTGACACACCGAATATGTTTGGTGCGACAACGATGATTGTCAAG ATATTCGGAAGCATTGGGGCTGTTTCTGCAGGCCTAGATCTTGGAAAAGAAGGACCTCTTGTGCACATTGGAAGCTGCATTGCTTCCTTATTAGGTCAAGGGGGACCTGACAATCACCGTATTAAATGGCGCTGGCTCCGCTACTTCAATAATGATCGTGACCGCCGAGATCTCATTACCTGTGGCGCTGCCTCTGGGGTATGTGCAGCTTTCCGAGCTCCTGTGGGTGGTGTACTGTTTGCCCTTGAAGAGGTGGCAACATGGTGGAGGAGTGCCCTTCTCTGGAGAACTTTCTTCAGCACAGCtattgtggtggtggtgcttaGAGCTTTTATCGAAATATGCAATTCTGGGGAATGTGGGCTTTTCGGGAAAGGAGGGCTTATCATGTTCGATGTAAGCACCGTTACTGTGACGTACAATGCGTGGGATATCATCCCCGTAGCTGTAATTGGCATTATTGGTGGAGTTTTGGGAAGCCTGTACAACTATCTTCTCCACAAGATTCTCAGACTATACAACCTCATAAATCA GAAGGGGAAAGTTCACAAGATCCTCCTCAGTCTCACTGTATCACTCTTTACTTCTGGATGCCTATACGGTCTCCCTTTCCTTGTCGAATGCACACCCTGTGACTCCTCTCTTTCGGAGTCTGCCTGTCCCACCAATGAAGGATCTGGAAACTACAAAAAGTTCAACTGCCCAGATGGCCACTACAATGACCTAGCTACTCTTCTCCTTGCCACTAATGATGATGCAGTTCGAAACATCTTTTCGACAAACACTTCTACTGAGTATCATCCTTTATCCCTCCTAATCTTCTTCGTACTATATTGCATCTTAGGATTGTTTACCTTTGGAATCGCTGTGCCGTCTGGACTGTTCCTCCCCATCATCCTTATGGGCTCAGCTTATGGCCGTCTGCTTGGAATTGCCATGCAATCATATACGAGCATTGACCAGGGGCTTTTCGCTGTTCTTGGTGCAGCTTCCCTAATGGCAGGGTCAATGAGGATGACTGTTTCGTTATGTGTCATATTTCTTGAGCTCACCAACAACCTCCTCTTACTACCCATAACAATGCTTGTCCTTCTAATTGCCAAAACTGTTGGAGACAGTTTCAATCCAAGCATCTATGAGATTATACTGCACTTAAAAGGTTTGCCTTTCTTGGAGGCACATCCAGAACCGTGGATGAGAAATCTGACTGTAGGTGAGCTCGCTGATGCCAAACCGCCAGTAGTAACCCTCCGTGGAATTGAAAAGGTGGATCGTATTGTGGAGGTCCTGAGAAACAGCACACACAATGGTTTCCCTGTTGTAGAAGGAGTGGTGCCACCAATGGGATTGGCAGTTGGGGCAACAGTACATGGACTAATTCTTCGAGCTCACCTTCTTCAGGTGCTGAAAAAGAAATGGTTcctaagagagaaaagaagaacaGAGGTGTGGGAAGTTAGAGAGAAATTTACCTCCGTTGAGTTGGCCGAGAGGGAATGGAAGATCGAGGAGGTGGCTGTGACAAAAGATGAAATGGAGATGTATGTAGATCTGCATCCACTCACCAATAGAACACCATACACAGTGATGGAAGGCATGTCAGTGGCAAAAGCTATGGTGCTTTTCAGGCAAGTGGGACTTCGCCATTTGCTCGTTGTGCCAAATTATGAAGCATCTCAG GTGCCTCCAGTGGTTGGGATCTTAACCAGGCAGGATTTAATAGCCTACAACATTTTGAATGCCTTTCCACATCTCGCAAAATCTGCAGGCAGAGAGAAGGGGAGCTGA
- the LOC126612606 gene encoding receptor-like protein EIX2, which translates to MVPRSAPIQLFSLIILSGFLFFETTKLGFCSADRNVACKETKRKALLELKAGLTDPSGRLSSWVGEDCCKWSGVGCNNVTGRVTTLNLRNEFSDGEDGTLLAFGGVINPSLLVLKDLIRLDLSMNNFEGVRIPNFIGSLEKLEYLNLSSASFGGVIPQSFGNLSRLLSLDLSYYLFESIANDLRWLPTLSSLKYLNLGGVDLSKAKSRWLPTVNMLPSLVELHLPSCGLSVLPLTLPSMNFASLSVLDLSNNDFNSTLPPWLFNLTKLVTLEMHSANLHGALPETFGSLTSLRTLDLSENSNIEGPLPRSLGMLCSLQTVNLPINKFTGEITDFVDSLSACTNSSLEKLDLGYNRLTGKLPDSLGNLKSLRFLILRFNSFQGSIPKSIGKLKSLERLYISNNQMSGSIPEGLGQLSSLAALDISENTWEGSITEAHFMKLGSLTDVSIYKNSPNISLVFDISSDWIPPFKLRYLNIRSCQLGPKFPTWLRNQTELVTLVLNNARISDTIPQWFWQLDFQLDQLDVAYNQLSGRVPNSLRFISPGTVDLSTNRFEGPLPLWSSNITMLYLRDNLFSGPIPRDISEVMPSLTDLDISRNSLNGSIPLSMGNLSQLTTMVISNNLLTGEIPNFWDSIPSLYILDVSNNSLSGSIPRSLTSLTLLRFLILSSNHLSGKLPSMKNFTDMRSLDLGENNFSGAIPASIGESMPSLLILRLRLNLFRGSIPSQLCGLSNLHILDLSHNNLSGNVPRCIGNLTGFRSDLTNKDTDDYLYQGRLKVVAKGRVLEYNTILYLVNSVDLSDNNLSGEMPVGLACLTRLGTLNLSMNHLIGNIPAKIGDLERIETLDLSSNKFSGLIPQSMVSLTFLNHLNLSYNNLSGKIPTSNQFETFIDPSIYEGNAGLCGHPLPTDCQGNKETPPAPSADGEDDDGKSDRLWFIFSVVIGFCFGFWGVFGTLAVKKSWRYAYFCFVDKVKYAVLDFFSAIATYLQKRS; encoded by the exons ATGGTTCCCAGAAGTGCTCCCATCCAACTTTTTTCACTTATTATACTGTCAGGTTTCCTCTTCTTTGAAACCACTAAACTTGGTTTCTGCAGTGCTGATCGTAACGTGGCATGCAAGGAAACTAAGAGGAAAGCCCTTCTCGAGCTCAAAGCCGGTCTCACAGACCCTTCAGGCCGGCTTTCGTCTTGGGTGGGAGAAGATTGCTGCAAATGGAGCGGTGTAGGCTGCAACAACGTAACTGGACGTGTGACCACGCTCAATCTCCGCAACGAATTTTCAGATGGCGAGGATGGAACATTGCTTGCATTTGGCGGTGTGATCAACCCTTCTTTGCTTGTATTGAAAGATTTGATTCGGTTGGATTTGAGCATGAATAACTTTGAAGGTGTTCGAATTCCAAACTTCATCGGATCACTAGAGAAATTGGAATACCTCAATCTCTCTAGTGCATCTTTCGGTGGAGTCATTCCCCAAAGTTTTGGAAACCTTTCAAGATTGCTTTCTCTAGACCTCAGCTATTATCTTTTTGAATCGATAGCGAATGATCTTCGATGGCTTCCAACTCTTTCTTCCTTAAAGTACCTAAACCTCGGAGGAGTAGACCTAAGCAAGGCTAAATCACGTTGGCTTCCCACTGTCAATATGCTACCTTCGCTCGTTGAATTGCATCTGCCCTCTTGTGGACTTTCCGTCCTTCCTCTCACCCTTCCTTCCATGAATTTCGCATCCCTTTCGGTTCTCGATCTCTCAAACAATGATTTCAACTCCACATTACCTCCCTGGTTGTTCAATCTGACTAAACTAGTCACCCTTGAAATGCACTCAGCCAATCTCCACGGAGCACTTCCAGAAACATTTGGTAGTTTGACATCTCTTCGGACGCTTGATTTGTCGGAAAACTCAAACATTGAAGGACCGTTGCCAAGAAGCTTGGGAATGCTATGCAGCTTGCAGACGGTGAATCTTCCTATCAACAAATTTACTGGTGAGATTACTGATTTCGTTGATAGTTTGTCTGCATGCACAAACAGCAGCTTAGAGAAGCTGGATTTGGGATATAACAGGCTGACAGGAAAACTGCCGGACTCTTTGGGAAATCTTAAAAGCTTAAGATTCCTCATATTGCGGTTTAACTCATTTCAGGGTTCAATCCCCAAATCGATCGGAAAGTTGAAATCTTTGGAGaggttgtacatttcaaatAATCAAATGAGTGGGAGCATCCCTGAAGGTCTTGGGCAGCTCTCGTCGCTGGCTGCACTAGATATCTCGGAAAACACATGGGAAGGTTCGATTACAGAAGCTCATTTCATGAAACTTGGAAGCCTTACAGATGTTTCAATATATAAAAATAGCCCAAACATTTCCTTAGTTTTCGACATTAGTTCCGATTGGATACCTCCCTTTAAGCTGAGATACTTGAACATTAGGTCATGCCAACTAGGTCCTAAATTTCCTACATGGCTCAGAAATCAGACTGAGTTGGTCACTTTGGTACTCAACAATGCTAGGATTTCGGATACCATACCGCAGTGGTTTTGGCAGTTGGATTTCCAATTAGATCAACTAGATGTCGCTTATAATCAGCTAAGCGGCAGGGTGCCTAACTCATTACGATTCATCAGTCCTGGCACCGTTGATTTGAGTACAAACCGCTTCGAGGGCCCCCTCCCACTCTGGTCATCAAACATTACCATGTTGTATCTCAGAGATAATCTCTTTTCTGGGCCAATTCCTCGTGACATTAGTGAAGTAATGCCCTCTCTGACGGATCTAGACATTTCTCGGAACTCTTTGAATGGAAGCATTCCCCTGTCCATGGGTAATCTAAGCCAATTAACAACCATGGTTATCTCAAATAACCTGTTGACTGGTGAGATTCCTAACTTTTGGGACAGTATACCATCATTGTACATCCTAGATGTGTCGAATAACAGTCTTTCAGGTTCAATCCCACGATCCTTAACTTCTCTTACGTTACTCAGATTCTTGATACTCTCTAGCAACCACCTTTCGGGCAAACTTCCTTCCATGAAAAACTTCACTGACATGAGGAGTCTTGATCTTGGTGAGAACAATTTCTCTGGAGCTATTCCGGCTTCCATAGGAGAAAGCATGCCCTCTTTGTTGATTTTGCGTCTGAGGCTCAACTTGTTTAGAGGAAGCATCCCTTCGCAGTTATGTGGCCTTTCCAATCTCCACATATTGGACCTCTCACACAACAATCTCTCCGGAAATGTTCCCCGCTGCATAGGTAACTTAACTGGCTTCAGATCCGATCTCACAAATAAGGATACAGATGATTATCTTTACCAGGGAAGATTGAAGGTAGTGGCAAAAGGAAGGGTCCTTGAATATAACACTATCCTTTACCTTGTCAATAGTGTGGATCTCTCAGACAACAACTTGTCAGGAGAGATGCCTGTGGGGCTAGCATGCCTTACAAGGTTAGGCACCTTGAATCTGTCCATGAATCATTTGATAGGAAATATCCCAGCAAAGATCGGAGACTTGGAGCGGATAGAAACTCTTGACCTATCGAGCAACAAATTTTCGGGTCTAATTCCACAGAGCATGGTTTCTTTAACATTTCTGAATCATCTCAACTTGTCATACAACAACTTGTCCGGGAAAATCCCAACAAGCAATCAGTTTGAAAC CTTCATTGATCCATCCATTTATGAAGGCAATGCCGGTCTCTGCGGGCATCCATTACCAACCGATTGCCAAGGCAACAAAGAAACACCTCCGGCTCCAAGTGCAGATGGGGAGGATGATGACGGTAAGTCCGATAGGCTATGGTTCATCTTCAGCGTGGTGATAGGTTTCTGTTTCGGGTTCTGGGGAGTTTTCGGGACTTTGGCCGTCAAGAAGTCTTGGAGATATGCCTACTTTTGCTTCGTTGACAAGGTGAAGTATGCTGTGCTTGATTTTTTCTCAGCCATTGCTACTTATCTGCAGAAAAGATCATAG
- the LOC126612608 gene encoding uridine/cytidine kinase UKL1, chloroplastic gives MPEDATAIDYVMEKASGPHFSGLRLDGILSSPSPSSSPAAASNVAADPNAPKQPFVIGVSGGTASGKTTVCDMIIQQLHDHRVVLVNQDSFYRGLTPEESERVHEYNFDHPDAFDTEQLLDCVQKLKNGQSVQVPIYDFKIHRRSSDSFRQVNASDVIILEGILVFHDQRVRNLMNIKIFVDTDADVRLARRIRRDTVERGRDINSVLEMYAKFVKPAFDDFIHPSKKYADVIIPRGGDNHVAIDLIVQHIRTKLGQHDLCKIYPNVYVIQSTFQIRGMHTLIRDREISKHDFVFYSDRLIRLVVEHGLGHLPFTEKQVVTPTASVYTGVDFCKKLCGVSIVRSGESMENALRACCKGIKIGKILIHRDGDNGKQLIYEKLPTDISERHVLLLDPVLATGNSANQAIELLIQKGVPEAHIIFLNLISAPEGIHCVSKRFPSLKIVTSEIDVALNEEFRVIPGLGEFGDRYFGTDD, from the exons ATGCCGGAGGACGCGACGGCGATTGACTATGTGATGGAGAAAGCATCTGGTCCCCACTTCTCGGGGCTCCGGCTCGACGGCATCCTCTCCTCTCCGTCGCCTTCCTCGTCTCCGGCCGCCGCCTCCAACGTCGCAGCCGACCCCAACGCCCCCAAGCAGCCATTCGTCATCG GTGTTTCGGGAGGTACGGCTTCCGGTAAGACGACGGTGTGTGACATGATCATCCAGCAGCTTCACGATCATCGTGTCGTACTTGTCAATCAG GATTCATTTTATCGAGGTTTGACACCCGAGGAATCGGAACGAGTGCATGAGTATAATTTTGATCACCCTG acGCTTTTGACACCGAACAACTCTTGGATTGCGTTCAAAAGCTAAAGAACGGGCAATCTGTCCAAGTTCCGATTTATGATTTTAAGATACATAGACGAAGTTCTGATAGTTTCCGGCAG GTGAATGCTTCTGATGTAATAATCTTGGAAGGAATTCTGGTGTTCCATGACCAACGTGTCCGCAATCTAATGAACATTAAGATTTTTGTTGATACAG ATGCTGATGTGAGGCTTGCTCGTAGAATAAGACGAGACACAGTTGAGAGGGGCAGGGACATTAACTCTGTTCTTGAAATG TATGCCAAGTTCGTCAAACCTGCTTTTGATGATTTTATTCACCCATCAAAGAAGTATGCTGATGTGATCATTCCCCGTGGGGGTGATAATCATGTTGCcattgatttgattgtgcaacATATTCGCACAAAGCTTGGTCAGCATGATCTCTGCAAAATATATCCTAATGTGTACGTTATTCAGTCAACATTTCAG ATTAGAGGTATGCATACACTGATTCGAGACCGAGAAATATCGAAGCatgattttgtattttattcagATCGGCTAATACGTCTG GTTGTGGAGCATGGCCTTGGCCATTTGCCATTCACAGAGAAGCAAGTAGTAACTCCAACAG CATCAGTATATACCGGGGTGGATTTCTGCAAGAAACTGTGTGGGGTTTCAATTGTTCGAAG TGGTGAGAGCATGGAAAATGCATTACGTGCATGTTGCAAAGGAATAAAGATTGGAAAGATTCTGATTCACCGTGATGGAGACAATGGAAAGCAG CTTATTTACGAGAAACTTCCAACGGATATTTCAGAACGTCATGTCCTGCTTCTAGATCCAGTCCTTGCTACAG GTAACTCTGCTAACCAGGCGATTGAACTACTCATACAGAAAGGAGTTCCTGAAGCTCATATTATTTTCTTAAACCTCATCTCT GCCCCTGAAGGAATCCATTGTGTTTCCAAACGGTTTCCATCTTTGAAGATTGTGACTTCGGAGATTGATGTTGCGCTGAATGAAGAGTTCCGTGTCATACCAGGACTGGGTGAATTTGGTGACCGATACTTTGGCACCGATGATTAA
- the LOC126612612 gene encoding basic blue protein-like has translation MGRTNTVLLVLVFAALLTKETLAAQQVVGGSQGWEQSTDLNSWASGQKFKAGDQLVFKYTSGLHSVVELPNESAYKGCDTGSALDSKSSGSDVVKLTKAGTRYFACGTSGHCDQGMKMKITTVDGNAPSSPSSSSSDASPPASTSATASSSFLHSALSLFVIAALSATLLLSVF, from the exons ATGGGGCGTACGAACACAGTTTTGTTGGTGTTGGTTTTTGCAGCCTTGCTCACAAAGGAAACCTTGGCAGCACAACAAGTTGTTGGGGGAAGCCAAGGCTGGGAGCAATCCACAGACTTGAACTCATGGGCGTCCGGCCAGAAATTCAAGGCCGGCGACCAACTTG TTTTTAAGTACACCTCGGGGCTGCACAGTGTGGTGGAGCTACCAAACGAGAGTGCCTACAAGGGCTGCGACACCGGCAGTGCCCTGGACTCCAAGTCTAGCGGCAGTGATGTGGTGAAACTGACCAAGGCCGGCACACGATATTTTGCTTGCGGCACTTCAGGCCACTGCGACCAAGGCATGAAGATGAAGATCACTACTGTCGACGGAAACGCACCGTCATCACCATCCTCATCGTCTTCCGACGCTTCTCCTCCTGCTTCGACTTCTGCAacagcttcttcttctttcctgcATTCTGCCCTTTCATTGTTTGTGATTGCTGCATTATCTGCCACCCTTCTGCTTTCCGTGTTTTAA